Proteins encoded by one window of Lates calcarifer isolate ASB-BC8 linkage group LG5, TLL_Latcal_v3, whole genome shotgun sequence:
- the krt97 gene encoding keratin 97 has protein sequence MMYRQGSSTMSHFSVPTITSSKRAGSVHGGAGGRNVRVSYASNGIGSGFDLASAIAGGGGSGFSVSGSEKMTMQNLNDRLAAYLEKVRTLESTNATLERQIREWYEKQTPAVRDYSKYQAIIDDLRKKISAATQDNARLMLQIDNARLAAEDFRIKFENELAMRMSVETDIAGLRKVLDELTMARSDLEMQIEGLKEELVYLKKNHEEELAAVRSQMTTNSVNVEVDATPQEDLTMVLEGIRKQYDGIAEKNRREMEAWYKVKFDELNKQVATSSETLQTSHSEINELKRTLQALQIELQSQLSLKSALEGTLAETESRYSLQLSQLQAMVNSLENELTQMRADIERQASDYQVLLDIKTRLEMEIAEYRRLLDGEDQKKTVVTNVQTKEVKEELKSKPVVTQRTRVVIEEIIDGKVVSRKEDVGTEVIPSK, from the exons AGCGTCCATGGCGGTGCGGGTGGTAGAAATGTCCGGGTGTCCTACGCCTCCAACGGCATTGGCTCTGGTTTTGACCTGGCATCGGCGATAGCAGGTGGCGGAGGCAGCGGTTTCTCCGTTTCAGGCAGCGAGAAGATGACCATGCAGAACCTCAACGACCGCCTGGCCGCCTACTTGGAGAAGGTGCGCACTCTGGAGTCCACCAACGCCACGCTGGAGCGTCAGATCCGTGAATGGTACGAGAAACAAACTCCCGCTGTCAGGGACTACAGCAAGTACCAGGCAATCATCGACGACCTGCGTAAAAAG ATAAGTGCTGCCACACAGGACAATGCCAGACTCATGCTGCAGATTGACAATGCCAGACTAGCAGCAGAGGACTTCAGAATCAA GTTTGAGAATGAGTTGGCGATGCGCATGTCAGTGGAGACGGACATCGCCGGGCTGCGCAAGGTCCTGGATGAACTGACCATGGCCCGGTCTGACCTGGAGATGCAGATAGAGGGCTTGAAGGAGGAGTTGGTCTACCTAAAGAAGAACCATGAAGAG GAGCTTGCAGCTGTGCGCAGCCAAATGACTACCAACTCTGTGAACGTGGAGGTGGATGCCACGCCCCAGGAGGACCTGACCATGGTCCTGGAGGGGATCAGAAAACAGTATGACGGCATTGCTGAGAAGAACCGGCGCGAAATGGAGGCTTGGTACAAGGTCAAG TTTGACGAACTGAACAAGCAGGTGGCAACCAGCTCAGAGACCCTCCAGACCTCCCACAGTGAGATCAACGAGCTCAAACGGACCCTGCAGGCCTTGCAGATTGAGCTGCAGTCCCAGCTCAGCCTG AAATCTGCCTTGGAGGGTACACTAGCAGAGACAGAGTCCCGCTATAGCCTGCAGCTCAGCCAACTCCAGGCCATGGTCAATTCCCTGGAGAATGAGCTCACCCAGATGAGAGCGGATATCGAGAGGCAGGCCTCAGACTACCAGGTGCTCCTCGACATCAAGACCAGGCTGGAGATGGAGATTGCTGAGTACAGAAGGCTGCTGGATGGGGAGGATCAAAA gAAAACTGTTGTCACAAATGTACAAACCAAAGAGGTCAAAGAGGAGCTCAAAT CTAAACCAGTCGTAACCCAGAGGACAAGGGTGGTGATTGAGGAGATTATTGATGGAAAGGTGGTGTCTCGCAAGGAGGATGTGGGCACAGAGGTCATCCcctctaaataa